A DNA window from Sphingopyxis sp. CCNWLW2 contains the following coding sequences:
- the smpB gene encoding SsrA-binding protein SmpB, producing the protein MARPQSAAEFDKKKVVAENRRARFDFAIDEVFEAGIALQGTEVKSLRFGEGTIAESYAEVKGHEVWLVNSNIPEFSHGNRHNHEPKRPRKLLLSGREINKMHAAVARQGMTLVPLSIYFNSRGRAKVELAIAKGKKAHDKRESIKERDWKRDKQRLMKERG; encoded by the coding sequence ATGGCTCGTCCCCAGTCCGCCGCCGAATTCGACAAGAAGAAAGTCGTCGCCGAGAACCGGCGCGCGCGGTTCGACTTTGCCATCGACGAGGTGTTCGAGGCGGGGATTGCGCTGCAGGGGACCGAGGTCAAGTCACTGCGCTTTGGTGAAGGGACGATTGCGGAGAGTTATGCCGAGGTGAAGGGGCACGAGGTGTGGCTGGTGAACAGCAATATCCCCGAATTCAGCCACGGCAACCGGCACAATCATGAACCCAAGCGCCCGCGCAAGCTGTTGCTCAGCGGCCGCGAAATCAACAAGATGCACGCTGCGGTCGCGCGGCAGGGGATGACGCTTGTCCCGCTGTCCATCTATTTCAACAGTCGCGGCCGCGCCAAGGTCGAACTGGCGATCGCCAAGGGCAAGAAGGCGCACGACAAGCGGGAGTCGATCAAGGAGCGCGACTGGAAGCGCGACAAGCAGCGGTTGATGAAAGAGCGGGGATGA
- a CDS encoding DUF2062 domain-containing protein, translating to MSGGKPKNPKVHDKAAVMNWIRRNSPTREELLESRFVKPFAHRVAHSHLWRFTRTSVPRGTALGLFVGIFFLIPGVQILGVALLALPVRANIPIGAAMTFLSNPVTTPFIILASVWLGDWLFGLHANSATFSAMIEHGASAGEWARWVFSDAAPAMLAGLFVISLVSAVVGYILASIFWDNWIRLRWRRKLARARDQRHEASTSDTAAG from the coding sequence ATGAGCGGCGGCAAGCCCAAGAATCCTAAAGTGCACGACAAGGCGGCAGTGATGAACTGGATCCGCCGCAATTCGCCGACGCGCGAAGAGTTGCTCGAGAGCCGCTTCGTCAAGCCCTTTGCCCACCGCGTCGCGCACAGCCATTTGTGGCGCTTCACCCGCACCTCGGTGCCGCGCGGCACCGCGCTGGGGCTGTTCGTCGGCATCTTTTTCCTGATCCCTGGCGTGCAGATATTGGGTGTCGCGCTGCTCGCGCTGCCCGTTCGCGCCAATATCCCGATCGGCGCGGCGATGACCTTCCTCTCCAATCCGGTGACGACGCCGTTCATCATCCTCGCGTCGGTGTGGCTCGGCGACTGGCTGTTCGGGCTCCATGCCAACAGCGCGACCTTCTCGGCAATGATCGAGCATGGCGCGTCGGCGGGCGAATGGGCGCGCTGGGTCTTTTCGGACGCCGCGCCCGCGATGCTCGCCGGGCTGTTCGTCATTTCGCTCGTCTCGGCGGTCGTCGGCTACATCCTCGCCTCGATCTTCTGGGACAATTGGATTCGCCTCCGCTGGCGGCGCAAGCTGGCGCGGGCGCGCGACCAACGACATGAGGCATCGACCAGCGACACCGCGGCCGGTTGA
- the dapA gene encoding 4-hydroxy-tetrahydrodipicolinate synthase: protein MFSGSIPALVTPFRDGAFDAPAFARLVDWQIKEGTSALVPCGTTGESPTLGYDEHYQVIDGCIEAAAGRVPVIAGCGSNDTATAIRHMRHAQAAGATAALIVAPYYNRPSQAGMIAHFQSLADASDLPIVVYNVPGRTVADISAETMCKLAEIPSVVAIKDASGDLARVTIHRAGAGADFCQLSGNDDLWLPHAVMGGAGCISVTANVAPRLCADFAAACAAGDWARALVLHDRLFDLHKAMFSDTSPGPVKYALSRIHDWFSPEVRLPIIPANDASRAAVDAALSAAGVI from the coding sequence ATGTTTTCGGGGTCGATTCCCGCTTTGGTGACGCCATTTCGCGATGGGGCGTTCGATGCCCCGGCCTTCGCGCGTCTTGTCGATTGGCAGATCAAAGAGGGGACCAGCGCGCTCGTCCCATGCGGCACGACCGGCGAAAGTCCGACGCTCGGCTACGACGAACATTACCAGGTGATCGACGGCTGCATCGAGGCTGCGGCCGGGCGTGTCCCCGTCATCGCGGGCTGCGGGTCGAACGACACCGCGACCGCGATCCGGCATATGCGCCATGCGCAGGCCGCGGGCGCGACCGCCGCGCTGATCGTCGCGCCTTATTACAACCGGCCGAGCCAGGCTGGTATGATCGCGCATTTCCAGTCGCTCGCCGACGCGAGCGACCTGCCGATCGTCGTCTATAACGTCCCCGGCCGCACCGTCGCCGACATCAGCGCCGAGACGATGTGCAAGCTCGCCGAAATCCCGAGCGTCGTTGCGATCAAGGATGCGAGCGGCGATCTGGCGCGCGTCACGATCCACCGCGCGGGTGCGGGTGCCGACTTCTGCCAGCTCAGCGGCAACGATGACTTGTGGCTGCCACATGCCGTGATGGGCGGCGCCGGCTGCATTTCGGTCACAGCCAACGTCGCGCCGCGCCTGTGTGCCGATTTCGCCGCGGCTTGTGCCGCGGGCGACTGGGCGCGCGCGCTGGTGCTGCACGACCGGCTGTTTGATCTGCACAAGGCGATGTTCTCCGACACCTCGCCGGGGCCGGTTAAATATGCGCTGTCGCGCATCCACGACTGGTTTTCGCCCGAAGTGCGCCTACCTATCATCCCGGCGAACGATGCATCTCGCGCCGCCGTCGATGCCGCACTGTCCGCGGCCGGAGTAATCTAG